Proteins found in one Asterias amurensis chromosome 13, ASM3211899v1 genomic segment:
- the LOC139945923 gene encoding phospholipase A2 AP-PLA2-II-like encodes MTTFGKLCLFATVAFAAAASIHTTNLVQFGDMIQCLTERSFLTSFLDYEGYGCWCGIGGKGTPLDGTDECCMIHDRCYDAVMAGGRCPLDEYVYIAVYITSKYDCKSPNARVTFARAEDYGYFSPWPYCREAVCQCDRAAAECFVANAFDTTYTNWDKDIC; translated from the exons ATGACAACTTTTGGAAAGTTGTGCTTGTTTGCCACTGTCGCCTTCGCAG CGGCGGCATCCATCCATACGACTAATCTGGTCCAGTTTGGTGACATGATTCAATGCCTTACGGAACGGTCTTTCCTCACCTCCTTTTTGGACTACGAAGGGTACGGTTGCTGGTGCGGAATCGGCGGGAAAGGCACTCCGCTAGATGGAACTGACGA GTGTTGTATGATCCACGACAGATGCTATGACGCAGTGATGGCAGGTGGACGCTGTCCATTAGACGAGTATGTGTACATTGCTGTATACATAACCTCCAAGTATGACTGCAAATCACCCAATGCCCGCGTTACCTTTG cgAGGGCCGAGGACTATGGGTATTTTAGCCCGTGGCCCTATTGCCGCGAAGCCGTTTGTCAATGCGACCGTGCTGCGGCAGAGTGCTTCGTCGCAAATGCCTTCGACACGACCTACACCAACTGGGACAAGGACATCTGTTAA